Below is a window of Sulfolobales archaeon DNA.
AAATAGCTAGGGCTATGGCGAGCTGTGTTGGAGGGATATAGAGAGATCCTAAAAAGACTCCTCAGGATCTATAGCCCATCGGGGGATGAGGATAGAGCTGTAAGGGAATTTGTAGAGATAGCTAGGGCTATGGGGCTCGAGGGCTATATAGATGAGGATGGCAATGGTGTCGCTGTATGGGGTAGAGGTGATAGGGTTGTTGCACTCATTGGGCATATAGATACTGTACCAGGCTATATAGAGGTTTCAGAGAGTAGCGAGGGTATAAGGGGTAGGGGTGCTGTTGATGCGAAGGGTCCTCTGGCAGCTATGTTAGCAGCCCTAAACGAGCTCAGAATCTCTGGGGAGGTTCCAGAGGATATAGCTAGGATCTATGTGATAGCCTCTGTTGGGGAGGAGAGCGATAGTAGAGGAGCTCTTGGCCTTATTAGAAGAGGTTTTAAGGCAGATGCAGTTATAGTTGGAGAACCCACCAATAACAATAAGATTGCTATTGGATATAGAGGCTCTATGAAGGTTAAGGTTGAATGCTCCTCAGTGGGTGGCCATGCATCAGTACCGTGGATCTATATATCTGCATGTGAGAAGCTGATAAGCCTGTGGGAAAATATCTCGAGGAGATATAGCGGCTCTAGCGCTAGCAGTATAAGTGCATCGCTAACAATGATGATGTGTGGTGAATACCATAATGTTATACCTAGGGAGGGATATGCTGTGATCGATATTAGATACCCGCCTAGGGGTCAGAGTTGGAGGGAGATTATGGCCTCTATAGAGGAGATCCTGCCAAGTGGCTGTAGAGCATCGCTATTGAAAAACCCTATAGAGCCTGTCGAGGTGAGACCAACAATCCCTATCGTGAGATCCCTTATAAGGGCTGTTAGCAGGGCTGGGATGAGGCCTGAGGTTGTGATGAAGACGGGGACCAGCGATATGAATCTTCTATATGGGAGTGTTTCTAATAATATAGCTGCCTATGGACCCGGAAGATCTGAGCTATCCCATACTGATAATGAGGAGATACTATATTGGGAGTTTGAAAAAGGTATAATGGTTTATAGCGAGGCTATAAAAATATTTCTCGGAGATCTAGGTGTTGCTAGCAAGAGATCTACTTCTCCTTAGCAGGTATGCCAGGCCTAGTAAGCCTCTTTAGATCTAGGATCCTCTCTATCTCCTCCTCGCTTAGCCCAACCTCTTTGAGTGCCTGCCTAATAGGTGTTCCCTGTGCTACTTTAATAGCAACCTGTGTAGCCCTGTCATATCCTATTATAGGTGAGATCACAGTTACCAAGGCTGGGCTCTTCTCAGCAAGCTCCCTAGCCCTCTCTCTTAGAGGTGTTACCCTGTCTATCACATATATGGCCATCTTATCCATTGCCTCTGATAGGAGGGATATCTGGGAGATAACGTTATAGCCTATCAGGGGTATTGCCATGCTGAGCTCGAATTCGCCGAAGAGATTTGCATAGCTGTTCGCAGTATCTAAGCCAACAACCTGTGCCGAGGCTAGCATTGCTGCCTCAACAGTAACTGGGTTTGTCTTGCCCGGCATGATGCTGCTTCCAGCAACCTCTTGTGGAATATCTATCTCCCCTATAG
It encodes the following:
- a CDS encoding M20/M25/M40 family metallo-hydrolase translates to MEGYREILKRLLRIYSPSGDEDRAVREFVEIARAMGLEGYIDEDGNGVAVWGRGDRVVALIGHIDTVPGYIEVSESSEGIRGRGAVDAKGPLAAMLAALNELRISGEVPEDIARIYVIASVGEESDSRGALGLIRRGFKADAVIVGEPTNNNKIAIGYRGSMKVKVECSSVGGHASVPWIYISACEKLISLWENISRRYSGSSASSISASLTMMMCGEYHNVIPREGYAVIDIRYPPRGQSWREIMASIEEILPSGCRASLLKNPIEPVEVRPTIPIVRSLIRAVSRAGMRPEVVMKTGTSDMNLLYGSVSNNIAAYGPGRSELSHTDNEEILYWEFEKGIMVYSEAIKIFLGDLGVASKRSTSP